In the Oscillospiraceae bacterium genome, GGCCTGTACCAGCGCGGGGTCGCCGTGGTACTCGGTCTGGAACGGGGCGCTCTGGGCAATCATGCTCAGCTCCGCGTCGTGGTAGACCACGGTCTCGCCCACGCAGACATCACCGATGCCGATTTTGCTCGTCATATTGCCGGCAATGCCGCTGAAAATCAACTTATCAATGTTATATTTTGTGCAAAGCACCTGCACGGTGCTGGCGGCGTTGGCCTTGCCCATACCGGCGCAGCACACCACCACCTGCTTGCCCTGCAGGGTGCCGCAGTGGTACTCCACCCCGGCGTAGTTCTCTTTGGTCACGTCGGCCAGCTGGGCACACAGCTGGTCCACTTCGTCGGGCATAGCGCCCATAATGCCAATAATCATCGTTGTATCTCCAATTTTACACGTTGAACAGGAACTCGATCACGTCGCCGTCGTTAACAACGTACTCTTTGCCCTCGGTGCGCTGCAGGCCCTTGGCCTTGACGGCGGCGTAGTTGAAGTCGGCGTCCTCCAGGTCCTTGTAGGCGATGACCTGCGCACGGA is a window encoding:
- a CDS encoding 5'-methylthioadenosine/adenosylhomocysteine nucleosidase, whose amino-acid sequence is MIIGIMGAMPDEVDQLCAQLADVTKENYAGVEYHCGTLQGKQVVVCCAGMGKANAASTVQVLCTKYNIDKLIFSGIAGNMTSKIGIGDVCVGETVVYHDAELSMIAQSAPFQTEYHGDPALVQAALDACEACGVKAIAGKIATGDTFVGDAATKKTIEEKCHPDCVEMEGAAVSQIAGRNGVPCVILRAMSDNADESGYEVLVVKQFSITEYVKTATEIVTRMIESV